A part of Pseudoalteromonas arctica A 37-1-2 genomic DNA contains:
- a CDS encoding retroviral-like aspartic protease family protein: MSHYTKLITLLLIGSLSLNAYLLCPQPALTKPQKTQSAKQSILPKQQNTLLNTAKQQFKQHQFEAALSSYQQLKNSYPEIAKNLYSSWLVQLKTWLNSNLLLSESFLNALLNNSPYNVELLNLQVEYLINSEQTQNAIIALFELNSLLPADQQSNVNTRLNTLTQNELHTLTEQQNWQAIIEQTQIWLDYKSDNAQFLYPLAYAYFQQGDLISAQATLDRMPNQHNLKSQVQTLQAMINKAQSQDDFVALTPYGAHYLINTEINNNLSTELMIDTGASVTSLPTSIIEQISPQPLYLGDVTVNTANGQIVVKRYQIESFKVGSQIIYGFEVLSIENTRGQGLLGMNFLSRFKFNINQQTDELELSAK; this comes from the coding sequence ATGAGCCACTATACCAAGCTAATTACCTTGCTATTAATTGGCTCGCTTAGCCTTAACGCTTATTTATTATGCCCGCAGCCTGCGTTAACTAAACCACAAAAAACACAAAGTGCTAAACAAAGCATATTGCCTAAACAACAAAATACGTTACTAAATACGGCAAAGCAGCAATTTAAACAACACCAATTTGAAGCCGCACTTAGTAGCTATCAACAACTCAAAAATAGCTACCCAGAAATTGCAAAAAACCTTTATTCATCGTGGCTAGTGCAGCTTAAAACATGGCTAAATAGCAATTTATTACTCAGCGAATCATTTCTCAATGCGCTATTAAATAACAGCCCTTATAACGTAGAATTACTTAATTTGCAGGTTGAGTATTTAATAAATAGCGAGCAAACACAAAACGCCATTATTGCTTTATTTGAGCTGAATTCATTACTGCCTGCTGATCAGCAAAGTAATGTAAATACACGTTTAAATACGCTCACTCAAAACGAATTACACACATTAACTGAGCAACAAAATTGGCAAGCTATTATTGAGCAAACACAAATTTGGCTTGATTATAAAAGCGATAACGCGCAGTTTTTATATCCGCTTGCGTACGCCTACTTTCAGCAAGGCGATTTAATTAGTGCACAAGCAACCCTTGATCGAATGCCAAACCAGCACAATCTAAAAAGCCAAGTGCAAACACTGCAAGCGATGATCAATAAAGCACAATCGCAAGATGACTTCGTTGCTTTAACGCCGTATGGCGCGCATTACTTAATAAACACCGAAATAAATAATAACCTATCAACCGAACTAATGATTGATACAGGCGCAAGCGTAACCTCACTACCTACAAGTATAATTGAGCAAATTTCGCCACAACCTTTGTATTTAGGCGATGTAACGGTCAACACAGCTAATGGTCAAATTGTTGTAAAGCGTTATCAAATTGAATCGTTTAAAGTGGGCTCGCAAATTATTTATGGTTTTGAAGTGCTAAGCATTGAAAACACCCGCGGGCAAGGTTTGCTAGGGATGAACTTTTTATCGCGATTTAAATTCAATATAAATCAGCAAACAGATGAGCTAGAGTTGAGCGCTAAATAA
- a CDS encoding HopJ type III effector protein, which translates to MTLNNYLKALAENPKSIQFTDTMAVIEANYDFTACGFNNHGLLSAASENNGSCKIFAFAKLNDLSKQNTLDCFGKFYREDVLQNPKGDDHLNIRTFMLAPEATPFLGITFEGEPLKAK; encoded by the coding sequence ATGACACTAAATAACTATTTAAAAGCACTTGCTGAAAACCCAAAAAGCATTCAATTTACCGATACAATGGCGGTGATTGAAGCAAACTACGACTTTACTGCATGTGGCTTTAATAACCATGGATTACTTAGCGCTGCGAGTGAGAACAATGGATCGTGTAAAATTTTTGCGTTTGCTAAATTAAACGATTTAAGTAAACAAAATACGTTGGATTGTTTTGGTAAGTTTTACCGAGAAGACGTGTTGCAAAACCCTAAAGGGGATGATCACCTAAATATTCGCACCTTTATGTTAGCACCAGAGGCAACACCGTTTTTAGGTATTACCTTTGAAGGCGAGCCACTAAAAGCAAAATAG
- a CDS encoding GNAT family N-acetyltransferase: MYQLKVDNTDALNSALRAQMVEFNAQHFDAQRVPLGYKFTDEQGELVAGISGSVFGNWLMISWLWCSDSARGKGLADKLLTALEQAAIELGATTAQLDTLDFQAKPFYEKRGYSVKYQLNNYPRSGTRYFMEKPL; this comes from the coding sequence ATGTATCAATTAAAAGTAGATAATACCGATGCGTTAAACTCAGCGCTTCGCGCACAAATGGTTGAATTTAACGCCCAGCATTTTGATGCGCAAAGAGTGCCATTAGGCTATAAATTTACTGATGAGCAAGGCGAGCTTGTTGCCGGTATTAGTGGGAGTGTGTTTGGAAATTGGCTGATGATTAGTTGGCTTTGGTGTAGCGATAGTGCGCGAGGTAAAGGGCTTGCAGATAAACTGCTAACGGCACTTGAGCAAGCTGCTATTGAACTAGGAGCAACAACTGCTCAGCTTGATACACTTGATTTTCAAGCAAAACCCTTTTATGAAAAGCGCGGTTATAGTGTTAAGTATCAACTTAATAATTACCCACGCTCAGGTACGCGTTATTTTATGGAAAAGCCACTTTAA
- a CDS encoding DUF6482 family protein translates to MGIKFSQLKKHEPLQKVIVHSLDMALYQVSVMINNVEYYVTEDSGEFLRALSPLHVQKRFDKIAYAEMVLRQTSAYDEMCGQPEKTSSNMLEVLYGKNNLY, encoded by the coding sequence ATGGGTATTAAATTTTCACAGTTAAAAAAGCATGAGCCGCTACAAAAAGTCATTGTTCACTCGTTAGATATGGCGCTTTATCAAGTATCAGTAATGATTAATAACGTTGAATACTATGTAACAGAAGACAGCGGTGAGTTTTTAAGAGCGCTAAGCCCACTGCATGTTCAAAAGCGTTTTGACAAAATAGCGTATGCCGAAATGGTACTGCGCCAAACAAGCGCTTACGACGAAATGTGCGGTCAGCCAGAAAAAACCAGCAGCAATATGCTTGAAGTACTTTACGGTAAAAATAATCTTTATTGA
- a CDS encoding pseudouridine synthase — protein sequence MSTKIRLAKYIAHAGICSRKQASRLIDEGVVTVNNRPANHIDHVDEQDIVIVNEKEIKGAANLVYFAYHKPVGIDCKLNIDDPASLIHHLPTLTRVYPIGRLDKDSRGLLILTNDGDFCNQLIHPDFHQPKHYLVTVNKPLDDAFCKKMAAGVPVDKHITLPCEVNKIASNQFSIVLKQGLNRQIRKMAHYCGYKVIDLFRVQFSNLTLSKLNLPENQYIQINKNDISKI from the coding sequence ATGAGCACAAAAATCCGACTCGCTAAATATATTGCCCATGCAGGTATTTGTTCTCGTAAACAGGCATCGCGTTTAATTGATGAAGGTGTTGTGACTGTAAATAATCGCCCAGCGAATCATATAGATCATGTTGATGAGCAAGACATTGTAATAGTGAATGAAAAAGAAATTAAAGGTGCTGCCAATTTAGTTTATTTTGCGTACCACAAACCAGTAGGTATTGACTGCAAATTAAATATTGATGACCCAGCCAGCCTTATTCACCATTTGCCCACACTCACCCGCGTTTACCCTATTGGTCGATTAGATAAAGACTCTCGCGGTTTGCTTATTTTGACCAACGATGGGGATTTTTGTAATCAACTAATACATCCTGACTTCCACCAGCCTAAACATTATTTAGTCACCGTAAATAAGCCTTTAGACGATGCTTTTTGTAAAAAAATGGCAGCAGGCGTACCAGTTGATAAACACATAACCTTGCCTTGTGAAGTAAATAAAATAGCCAGCAATCAGTTTAGTATTGTTTTAAAACAAGGGCTAAACAGACAAATACGTAAAATGGCGCATTACTGCGGATATAAAGTAATTGATTTATTTAGAGTGCAATTTAGTAACCTCACCCTTTCAAAACTAAACCTACCTGAAAACCAATATATACAAATTAATAAAAACGATATTTCAAAAATCTAA
- a CDS encoding BlaI/MecI/CopY family transcriptional regulator — protein MIELSKAEFDVLDALWINYPATASQIIERLSDDKQWHEKTIKTLLGRLVKKGALTFEKEGRQYIYMPCMERADYTLKESQNFIERFFSGRIAPLVSGFAKSEQLSQQDINELKKVIDDWEKNQK, from the coding sequence ATGATTGAGTTATCAAAAGCAGAGTTTGACGTGCTCGACGCACTTTGGATTAACTACCCCGCCACCGCGAGCCAAATAATTGAGCGCTTAAGCGACGATAAGCAATGGCACGAAAAAACCATTAAAACCCTACTAGGTCGACTAGTAAAAAAAGGCGCACTTACATTTGAAAAAGAAGGTCGTCAGTATATTTATATGCCGTGTATGGAGCGCGCCGACTACACCTTAAAAGAAAGCCAAAACTTTATTGAGCGCTTTTTTAGTGGGCGTATTGCGCCACTTGTAAGTGGTTTTGCTAAATCGGAGCAGCTTTCTCAGCAAGATATAAACGAGCTTAAAAAAGTTATAGATGACTGGGAAAAAAACCAAAAGTAA
- a CDS encoding M56 family metallopeptidase, translating into MVIQTGFNWLIEQQLLLSILFCGFILLERFGLKALGSRFVYKLAWLLPAALVIANLPNAIKPLQNSNISHYLITPNQPFTHEMGISWALMYVLITAGLLIASFITHTRFVKSLQLTELTQFESTLTADVKTYTSQHVATPMVVGILNSKLVLPSNYNTQFDKATLALILEHENVHIKRKDNLTNALILLPTILLWFNPLAWACYASMRRLQELTCDERVLSNKTTQQHILYSKALINCAANAPTGLMAYSHYGDKKTMLQRLINIKHSGERSKFAKGGLLLVAASMLSGLAIAKQPEAMTKEDHISPTIRIEPAYPIQAAQQGISGSVVLKYDIAANGKTKNISVIQSKPKDVFDKSAKEALAKWKYKASDSGFEDVLVQLDFAINSEVAPTDLIERIKVSH; encoded by the coding sequence ATGGTTATTCAAACTGGTTTTAATTGGTTGATTGAGCAGCAATTACTATTAAGCATTTTGTTTTGTGGATTTATTTTACTCGAGCGATTTGGTTTAAAAGCCCTTGGCTCGCGGTTTGTATATAAATTAGCATGGCTATTACCTGCGGCATTGGTTATTGCTAATTTACCAAATGCGATTAAACCACTGCAAAATAGCAATATTAGCCATTACTTAATCACCCCTAACCAGCCTTTTACACATGAAATGGGTATTAGCTGGGCGCTCATGTATGTACTTATTACCGCAGGGTTATTAATAGCTAGCTTTATTACGCATACCCGCTTTGTTAAAAGCCTGCAGTTAACTGAGTTAACCCAATTTGAAAGCACTCTTACCGCTGATGTTAAAACTTATACCAGCCAACATGTAGCCACGCCAATGGTGGTCGGTATTTTAAACAGCAAGCTGGTGTTACCGAGTAACTACAATACCCAGTTTGATAAAGCCACATTAGCGCTTATTTTAGAGCACGAAAACGTACACATAAAACGCAAAGACAACCTAACAAACGCACTTATATTACTACCTACTATTTTACTTTGGTTTAACCCACTAGCTTGGGCTTGTTACGCAAGCATGCGCCGACTACAAGAGCTGACTTGTGATGAACGGGTACTTAGCAATAAAACCACACAACAACATATTTTATATAGCAAAGCCTTAATAAACTGCGCGGCAAATGCGCCCACAGGACTTATGGCTTATTCACACTACGGAGATAAAAAAACCATGTTACAACGACTAATTAATATAAAACACAGCGGGGAGCGTTCAAAGTTTGCTAAAGGTGGCTTATTGCTTGTAGCAGCAAGTATGCTAAGCGGATTAGCGATTGCAAAGCAACCAGAAGCAATGACTAAAGAGGATCACATTTCACCAACAATACGCATTGAACCTGCTTACCCAATACAAGCAGCTCAACAAGGGATCAGCGGCTCTGTTGTATTAAAATACGATATTGCAGCAAACGGTAAAACAAAAAACATTAGTGTTATTCAATCTAAACCTAAAGATGTTTTTGATAAATCAGCGAAAGAGGCGCTAGCAAAATGGAAATATAAAGCATCAGATTCAGGTTTTGAAGATGTACTTGTACAACTAGATTTTGCGATTAATAGTGAAGTGGCACCTACCGATTTAATTGAGCGAATTAAAGTATCGCATTAA
- a CDS encoding MAPEG family protein — protein MTTLVVCALLAVLMPYFAKVPVAIAMAKLGRYDNKHPRAQQKKLTGFGARALAAHQNCFESLAVFAVAIAVVLGTNSVGAVTEMLAVTHIVSRILYCVFYYMNLDIIRSLVWFIGLGTAIAMIVVSL, from the coding sequence ATGACAACATTAGTTGTATGTGCATTACTTGCGGTATTAATGCCTTACTTTGCAAAAGTGCCGGTTGCTATAGCAATGGCAAAATTAGGTCGATACGACAATAAACATCCAAGGGCGCAACAAAAAAAATTAACCGGCTTTGGTGCACGGGCGCTCGCTGCTCATCAAAACTGTTTTGAATCGCTTGCTGTTTTTGCTGTCGCTATTGCAGTTGTACTGGGCACTAATTCTGTAGGTGCAGTGACCGAAATGCTAGCGGTTACACATATTGTGTCGCGTATTTTGTATTGCGTATTTTACTATATGAACCTAGATATAATTCGCTCATTAGTGTGGTTTATTGGTTTGGGTACAGCCATTGCCATGATTGTGGTGAGTTTGTAA
- a CDS encoding DMT family transporter — protein MTWIFFTFLAAFMQAWRNALQSKLSNDVSVAGVTLSRFIIAGPIAAVYLYGLYQYQDTAMPTFNNAFWGFIIGASVMQILATGLMVKLFKMNNYAVGAGLAKSEALVAAILGVLFFGSALSLLGWLGVFFGAIAVLLLSGITSVKHFNAKTALLGLACGTCFALTSLWVREASLNSGLLFPHSAAWVLLFVISLQTLILLSYLLLKEPQTLSKLWYYKGTTAAISVFSCIGSIGWFSAMSLQHVAYVKTLGQVEVFFTMLIAVLWLKQPLKKQDTAGLILIAIAAVLVMLPN, from the coding sequence ATGACCTGGATATTTTTCACTTTTTTAGCCGCCTTCATGCAAGCATGGCGTAATGCCCTGCAAAGTAAATTAAGTAACGATGTGAGTGTTGCTGGCGTAACTCTCTCCCGCTTTATTATTGCAGGCCCTATTGCTGCCGTGTATTTATATGGTTTGTATCAATACCAAGATACCGCCATGCCTACGTTTAATAATGCCTTTTGGGGATTTATTATAGGCGCAAGTGTGATGCAAATACTTGCCACTGGTTTAATGGTTAAGTTATTTAAAATGAATAATTACGCCGTAGGTGCTGGTCTTGCCAAAAGCGAGGCGTTAGTGGCTGCTATTTTAGGTGTATTATTTTTTGGCTCGGCACTTTCTTTACTCGGTTGGCTTGGTGTGTTTTTTGGCGCTATTGCCGTATTGCTACTCAGCGGCATAACAAGCGTTAAACACTTTAATGCTAAAACGGCATTATTAGGCCTTGCTTGTGGTACTTGCTTTGCACTTACCTCACTGTGGGTACGTGAAGCGAGCTTAAATTCAGGATTATTATTTCCACACTCAGCCGCTTGGGTTTTGCTGTTTGTAATTAGCTTACAAACACTAATACTACTGAGCTATTTATTATTAAAAGAGCCGCAAACGCTCAGTAAATTGTGGTACTACAAAGGCACTACAGCCGCTATTAGTGTTTTTAGTTGTATCGGCTCTATTGGCTGGTTCAGTGCAATGAGCTTACAACATGTTGCTTACGTTAAAACACTTGGACAGGTTGAAGTATTTTTTACCATGCTAATTGCCGTACTTTGGTTAAAGCAGCCACTTAAAAAACAAGATACTGCAGGCTTAATACTCATAGCCATTGCCGCTGTTTTGGTTATGTTGCCGAATTAA
- a CDS encoding DMT family transporter translates to MAWIYLVIAGLLEIGWPIGLKISQNSDTRWQGIAIAVAFLVASGFMLWLAQRQISMGTSYAVWTGIGAAGTFLVGILFYNDAATFGRIAGVLMIISGVITLKISS, encoded by the coding sequence ATGGCGTGGATTTATTTGGTTATTGCCGGTTTACTTGAAATTGGCTGGCCGATAGGTTTAAAAATCTCACAAAACTCAGATACTCGCTGGCAAGGCATAGCAATAGCGGTGGCATTTTTAGTCGCTAGTGGCTTTATGTTGTGGCTTGCTCAAAGGCAAATATCAATGGGCACCTCATACGCCGTGTGGACAGGTATTGGCGCTGCAGGTACGTTTTTAGTCGGTATATTGTTTTATAACGATGCAGCTACGTTTGGTCGTATTGCGGGAGTATTAATGATTATTAGCGGTGTGATAACACTTAAAATAAGCTCTTAA
- a CDS encoding bifunctional GNAT family N-acetyltransferase/carbon-nitrogen hydrolase family protein, whose translation MSAEKTHLEICNLTREQYPQIKTLMDQAYPDLGGAWPSHTIFRLIDQFPEGQIGIVDDGVLVGLALSVQVDYTRFSNPHTYEDIADGHDRVFSDTDGDALYGLDVAISETHRGMRLGRRLYDARKELCRQYNLRAILAGGRIPRYYNHSSEMTPMEYIAKVDQRELYDPILSFQLSNDFQVKRLLKKYLPEDQESVGYATLLEWNNIMYEPTDTVLESTKSIVRVGAVQWQMRCVESVEEMLKQVEYFVDTVSDYKSDFILFPEFFNAPLMGLGNQSNQTEAIRYLAEYTETFKNAMSRMAIEYNANIITGSMPLAEDDKIYNVSYLCHRSGKIDEQRKIHITPHEQNDWVIQGGDKIAVFETDAGRVGIQICYDVEFPELSRILAKQGLDILFVPFWTDTKNSYLRVRHCAQARAIENECYVVIAGSVGNLPQVESLDVQYSQSAVLTPSDFSFPHDATLNEATPNTEMLLFSDLDMDKLKILHSEGTVRNLKDRREDLYEVILKKRDV comes from the coding sequence CCAATTTCCTGAAGGGCAAATAGGTATTGTAGATGACGGCGTGCTGGTGGGCTTAGCGCTGAGCGTACAAGTTGATTACACACGTTTTTCAAACCCGCATACGTACGAAGACATTGCAGATGGTCACGACCGTGTATTTAGCGATACCGACGGCGATGCGCTATACGGCTTAGATGTGGCCATTAGCGAAACTCACAGAGGCATGCGCTTAGGTCGTCGCCTTTATGATGCGCGTAAAGAACTGTGCCGCCAATATAACCTACGCGCTATTTTAGCGGGTGGTCGTATTCCACGTTATTACAATCACAGTAGTGAAATGACGCCAATGGAATACATTGCAAAAGTAGATCAGAGAGAGCTATACGATCCTATTTTAAGTTTTCAGTTATCTAACGATTTTCAGGTAAAGCGTTTACTTAAAAAGTACTTACCGGAGGATCAAGAGTCAGTTGGTTACGCCACTTTACTTGAGTGGAATAACATTATGTATGAACCAACCGATACGGTACTCGAGTCAACTAAATCAATCGTGCGCGTGGGTGCTGTGCAATGGCAAATGCGCTGTGTTGAATCGGTTGAAGAAATGCTAAAACAGGTTGAATACTTTGTAGATACCGTATCTGACTACAAAAGCGACTTTATACTATTCCCTGAATTTTTTAACGCGCCATTAATGGGCTTAGGAAATCAAAGCAACCAAACTGAAGCGATTCGTTATTTAGCGGAATATACCGAAACGTTTAAAAACGCGATGTCGCGTATGGCAATAGAATACAACGCCAATATTATTACCGGCTCTATGCCGCTTGCCGAAGACGATAAAATTTATAACGTAAGTTATTTATGCCACCGCAGCGGTAAAATAGACGAGCAACGTAAAATACATATTACCCCGCATGAACAAAACGATTGGGTTATTCAAGGCGGCGACAAAATTGCTGTATTTGAAACCGATGCTGGGCGTGTAGGTATTCAAATTTGTTATGACGTAGAGTTTCCAGAGCTTTCACGCATATTAGCAAAACAAGGGTTAGATATTTTGTTCGTCCCATTTTGGACCGACACTAAAAATAGCTACTTACGCGTGCGCCATTGTGCACAAGCGCGTGCAATAGAAAACGAATGTTATGTGGTTATTGCGGGCTCGGTAGGTAACTTACCACAAGTAGAAAGCCTTGATGTGCAGTACTCACAATCGGCTGTGTTAACGCCATCGGACTTTTCGTTCCCGCACGATGCAACACTTAACGAAGCCACACCTAATACAGAAATGCTGTTATTTAGTGACCTTGATATGGATAAGCTTAAAATCCTTCATAGCGAAGGTACAGTGCGTAACTTAAAAGATCGCCGCGAAGATTTATATGAAGTTATATTGAAAAAGAGAGATGTTTAA